A genome region from Tolypothrix sp. PCC 7712 includes the following:
- the lipA gene encoding lipoyl synthase yields the protein MTVKPDWLRVKAPQWERVGNVKEILRDLALNTVCEEASCPNIGECFQAGTATFLIMGPACTRACPYCDIDFEKKPKPLDPTEPARLAEAVRRMQLNHVVITSVNRDDLPDGGASQFVQCITAVRDVSPKTTIEVLIPDLCGNWNALEIILQAAPEVLNHNTETIPRLYRRVRPQGNYDRTLELLARSRQLAPWVYTKSGIMVGLGETDAEIRQVMQDLRAVDCDILTIGQYLQPSQKHLQVNDFVNPEQFAAWQAYGEELGFLQVVSSPLTRSSYHAEQVRELMQRYPRSRG from the coding sequence GTGACTGTAAAACCAGACTGGTTGCGGGTAAAAGCGCCTCAGTGGGAGCGCGTTGGGAACGTTAAAGAAATTTTGCGGGATTTAGCGCTCAATACGGTTTGTGAGGAAGCGTCCTGTCCGAATATTGGCGAGTGTTTTCAAGCTGGTACTGCCACATTTTTGATTATGGGCCCTGCTTGCACTCGTGCTTGTCCCTACTGTGATATCGATTTTGAAAAAAAGCCTAAACCTTTAGATCCAACAGAACCAGCACGTTTGGCAGAAGCCGTGCGCCGGATGCAACTCAATCATGTAGTCATCACCTCTGTAAACCGAGATGATTTACCTGATGGTGGTGCATCGCAGTTTGTGCAATGTATCACTGCAGTTCGGGATGTTTCACCCAAAACGACAATTGAGGTATTAATTCCAGATTTGTGCGGTAATTGGAATGCTTTGGAAATAATTCTCCAAGCTGCACCCGAAGTATTAAACCACAATACAGAAACCATCCCTCGTCTGTATCGTCGTGTCCGTCCCCAAGGTAACTACGATCGCACTTTGGAATTACTGGCGCGCTCTCGTCAACTTGCTCCTTGGGTCTACACAAAATCTGGCATTATGGTGGGACTTGGTGAAACTGATGCCGAAATTCGTCAGGTTATGCAAGACCTACGCGCCGTAGATTGCGATATCTTAACGATTGGGCAATATCTCCAACCCAGTCAAAAACATTTACAAGTCAATGATTTTGTTAACCCAGAACAATTTGCCGCCTGGCAAGCCTACGGTGAAGAACTGGGATTTTTACAAGTAGTTTCCTCACCCTTAACAAGAAGCTCCTATCATGCGGAACAAGTACGGGAATTAATGCAGCGTTACCCCCGTAGTAGGGGATGA
- a CDS encoding histidine triad nucleotide-binding protein, with the protein MSETTETIFSKIIRREIPADIVYEDDLALAFRDIQPQAPVHILVIPKKAIAKLADAESQDHALLGHLLLTAKRVAEQAGLENGYRVVINSGADGGQTVYHLHLHILGGREMKWPPG; encoded by the coding sequence ATGAGTGAAACCACAGAGACGATTTTCAGCAAAATCATTCGTCGGGAAATTCCCGCCGACATTGTTTATGAAGATGATTTAGCTTTGGCGTTCAGAGACATTCAACCCCAAGCACCAGTTCATATTTTGGTGATTCCCAAAAAGGCGATCGCTAAATTAGCTGATGCGGAATCTCAGGATCATGCTCTTCTAGGACATCTTTTATTAACCGCCAAGCGCGTTGCCGAACAAGCTGGATTAGAAAATGGTTATCGAGTTGTCATCAACTCTGGTGCTGATGGCGGCCAAACTGTCTATCATTTACACCTACATATTCTAGGAGGGCGGGAAATGAAATGGCCACCTGGTTGA
- a CDS encoding YifB family Mg chelatase-like AAA ATPase yields MLARVWSASIVGIDAIKVGVEVDVSGGLPGIVVLGLPDSAVQESKERVKATLKNAGFAFPMRKIVINLTPADLRKEGPSFDLPISVGILAASEQVSADLLGDYLFIGEVSLDGSLRAVAGVLPIAATAQKMGIAGLVVPVDNAQEAAVVEGLAVYGCKNLFEVADLLNNPARYKPVQLNQAVETDYAASFAGSIDLKDVKGQAHARRALEIAAAGGHNLIFVGPPGSGKTMLARRLPGILPPLSFAEALEVTQIHSVAGLLKNRGSLVRDRPFRSPHHSASGPSLVGGGSFPRPGEISLSHRGILFLDELTEFKRDVLEFLRQPLEDGYVTISRTKQSVMFPAQFTLVASTNPCPCGYYGDTIQQCTCSPRQREHYWAKLSGPLLDRIDLQVAVNRLKPEEITQQPTGETSQSVAKRVQQARDRASTRFQGQQNLRCNAQMLSRHLQKWCQLDDASRNLLEAAIRKLGLSARASDRILKVARTIADLAGEDELKPNHVAEAIQYRTIDRMQ; encoded by the coding sequence ATGCTTGCTAGAGTCTGGAGTGCATCAATTGTCGGCATCGATGCCATAAAAGTAGGTGTGGAAGTCGATGTATCCGGGGGATTACCAGGAATTGTGGTATTGGGTTTACCAGATTCGGCAGTTCAAGAATCCAAAGAACGGGTAAAAGCAACGCTGAAAAATGCGGGTTTTGCTTTTCCGATGCGGAAGATTGTAATTAACTTGACTCCGGCTGATTTGCGTAAGGAAGGGCCAAGTTTTGATTTGCCTATCAGCGTGGGGATTTTAGCTGCTTCTGAGCAAGTTAGCGCTGACTTATTAGGTGATTATTTATTCATCGGGGAAGTATCTTTAGATGGTAGCTTGCGTGCTGTGGCTGGTGTTCTCCCCATTGCGGCGACTGCTCAAAAGATGGGAATTGCTGGTTTAGTTGTGCCTGTAGATAATGCCCAAGAAGCCGCAGTTGTGGAAGGATTAGCGGTTTACGGCTGTAAAAATCTGTTTGAGGTGGCAGATTTATTAAATAATCCCGCACGGTATAAGCCAGTGCAATTAAATCAAGCTGTAGAGACTGATTACGCTGCATCTTTTGCTGGCAGTATAGATTTAAAAGATGTCAAAGGACAAGCTCATGCTCGTCGGGCTTTGGAAATTGCAGCGGCTGGAGGACATAATTTAATTTTTGTTGGGCCTCCTGGTAGTGGAAAAACCATGCTAGCGCGTCGCTTACCAGGTATTTTACCACCGCTAAGTTTTGCTGAAGCTTTAGAAGTGACTCAAATTCATTCAGTCGCAGGTTTATTAAAAAATCGCGGTTCCTTAGTACGCGATCGCCCTTTTCGCAGTCCCCATCATTCGGCTTCTGGCCCTTCTTTGGTTGGTGGTGGTAGTTTTCCGCGTCCGGGAGAAATTTCTTTATCACATAGAGGTATACTTTTCTTGGATGAATTAACAGAATTTAAACGTGATGTTTTAGAATTTCTGCGTCAACCTTTAGAAGATGGCTACGTCACCATTTCTCGTACCAAACAATCGGTGATGTTTCCCGCGCAGTTTACCTTAGTGGCGAGTACTAATCCCTGTCCTTGTGGTTACTATGGCGATACTATCCAACAATGTACCTGTTCTCCCAGACAAAGGGAACATTATTGGGCAAAGCTTTCTGGGCCATTGCTTGATCGAATCGATTTGCAGGTAGCTGTGAATCGCCTCAAACCAGAGGAAATTACCCAACAACCAACAGGCGAAACATCTCAATCCGTAGCCAAACGAGTACAACAAGCACGCGATCGCGCTAGTACCCGCTTCCAAGGACAACAAAATTTGCGTTGCAATGCCCAAATGCTGAGTCGTCATCTGCAAAAATGGTGTCAGCTAGATGATGCCAGTCGTAATTTATTAGAAGCCGCAATTAGAAAATTAGGTTTATCAGCCAGAGCAAGCGATCGCATTCTCAAAGTAGCACGCACGATTGCAGATTTAGCTGGCGAGGATGAATTAAAACCTAATCATGTAGCTGAAGCGATACAGTATCGGACAATTGATCGGATGCAATAG
- a CDS encoding prolyl hydroxylase family protein, producing the protein MTKKNLLGNEIFTLDNILTPEECAEYITVTENIGYTDAPITTMQGFQIRPDIRNNQRVILDVPERALNLWQRVSNYIPNTMGRWQAVGLNERFRFYRYDPGQRFALHHDGSYRRPNGEESLLTFMIYLNEGFEGGATRFHLPRRYYEHLPTMDVVPVTGMSLCFVHELVHEGAPVIQGRKYVLRSDVMYRQLSRVY; encoded by the coding sequence ATGACCAAGAAAAATTTGCTTGGTAACGAAATTTTCACATTGGATAATATTCTCACGCCAGAAGAATGCGCTGAGTATATTACTGTAACTGAAAATATTGGTTATACAGATGCTCCGATTACTACGATGCAAGGTTTTCAAATACGTCCTGACATCCGCAATAATCAGCGTGTAATTTTAGATGTCCCGGAACGAGCTTTAAATTTATGGCAGCGCGTGTCAAATTATATACCTAATACTATGGGCAGATGGCAAGCTGTGGGGCTGAATGAGCGTTTTCGTTTCTATCGCTACGATCCAGGTCAAAGGTTTGCGCTTCATCATGATGGTTCGTATCGGCGACCCAACGGCGAGGAAAGTTTATTGACTTTCATGATTTACCTGAATGAAGGTTTTGAAGGCGGCGCAACCCGGTTTCATCTTCCACGCCGATATTATGAACATTTACCTACTATGGATGTTGTTCCTGTTACAGGTATGTCCTTGTGTTTTGTTCATGAACTAGTACATGAAGGCGCTCCTGTAATCCAAGGACGAAAGTATGTTTTACGCTCAGATGTGATGTACCGTCAACTTTCAAGAGTTTATTGA
- a CDS encoding type II toxin-antitoxin system VapC family toxin yields MSLWILDTDSVSLFQRGNLEIARHLNSVDASEIAITIITVEEQIRGRFQVIRRANANDLVSAYEKLQITFDSLKSFNVLKFTAEAQELYTNLILQKIKVGRQDLRIAAIALSVNGILVTRNHRDFSQVPNLVLENWTV; encoded by the coding sequence TTGAGTCTCTGGATTCTCGATACTGATAGTGTTTCTCTTTTTCAAAGGGGAAATTTAGAAATCGCTCGTCATTTAAACAGCGTTGATGCTAGCGAAATCGCAATTACAATTATCACTGTCGAAGAACAAATTCGAGGAAGATTTCAAGTTATTCGACGAGCTAATGCTAATGATTTAGTTTCGGCTTACGAAAAATTACAAATAACTTTTGATAGTTTAAAAAGCTTCAATGTTTTAAAATTTACTGCTGAAGCACAAGAATTATACACAAATTTAATCCTACAAAAAATCAAAGTTGGTCGGCAAGATTTACGCATTGCCGCGATCGCACTTTCTGTAAATGGAATTTTGGTAACAAGAAACCATCGGGACTTTTCTCAAGTACCCAATTTAGTTTTGGAAAATTGGACTGTGTAA
- a CDS encoding response regulator — protein MTTKRILVVDNEEYIQEVAKICLETVARWEVMTVSSGKDGIMKAEAWQPDAILLDVMMPDMDGITTFEKLQANPATKEIPVILLTAKIQAADRRRYAQMGMATAIAKPFNPLELAGQIATALGWSLDS, from the coding sequence ATGACAACAAAACGAATTTTAGTAGTTGATAACGAAGAGTACATTCAAGAAGTTGCCAAAATTTGCTTGGAAACCGTTGCCCGTTGGGAAGTGATGACGGTAAGCTCTGGTAAAGACGGCATCATGAAAGCCGAAGCTTGGCAACCAGATGCCATCCTTTTAGATGTCATGATGCCTGATATGGATGGCATAACTACCTTTGAAAAACTCCAAGCCAATCCAGCCACCAAAGAGATTCCCGTAATTTTATTAACAGCCAAAATCCAAGCCGCCGATCGCCGCCGCTATGCTCAAATGGGAATGGCAACTGCGATCGCTAAACCTTTCAATCCCCTAGAATTGGCTGGACAAATCGCTACAGCTTTAGGTTGGAGTTTGGATAGTTAG